In the genome of Oncorhynchus mykiss isolate Arlee chromosome 18, USDA_OmykA_1.1, whole genome shotgun sequence, one region contains:
- the zbtb22a gene encoding zinc finger and BTB domain-containing protein 22: MDQDCIVSGAPAGPVVQVCFPSVRAAVLDSLNGQREEGRLCDLSIQVQGQVFRAHRCVLAASSPYFHDQVLLKNVTTVSLPSVMDPVAFESVLSSAYTGRLSIVRDDIVNYVTVASFLQMWHIVDKCTEILKRPRPPTECNPVDVAAATRHGASSRQQSPSSTECLYMEREGKEKETRTYGQVQNALPPLATWRRPHQFPRWGHPRPSPQPAMSMPVQNLADSQLDSHPAGESDYSSCEEVWMSSHSKASPLSHHDGRGLDHNHTRHGGFPGEALRLRARQRQRAAPPSPEKLHGRDRGSGYGEDPQEKKGTERVIEASEGMGKELEEEKREGPELRGHSVDFHSSVHQGEEGGQPEGRKISGELQKKEERQLGRSSALTSPHAGEPDEVIPGPSCLASTPSTQKQWQASPWSQQVARLQPGEEDYRREDDEEDDEGEVDFGRFADGAFGRETYDEIEDGTGQVSQRPLVPTSPDDNDFILGASGLNWPNGSNMTHDGGTPTSTSSCHLSPSPAPFPPSSSPPIPSSSSSISLAGAPYTGKVHFCHCGKAYTLKSMRDRHVKMQHLNLRPFACPVCAKSFKMKHHLTKHLKTHGGLRPYECGLCGKKVIWRDSFLRHQARCERLAESYDGAAASSNTTAAADMDDGYAYGFKEGEGFFSQGGQVKVEQADCQGEAESGMSVGVGVGLGLN; this comes from the exons ATGGATCAGGACTGCATTGTCTCTGGTGCCCCTGCTGGCCCGGTGGTCCAAGTATGCTTCCCCAGTGTGCGTGCAGCAGTTTTGGACAGCCTGAATGGACAGCGGGAGGAGGGCCGGCTCTGTGACCTCTCCATCCAGGTGCAGGGACAGGTGTTCAGGGCCCACCGCTGTGTGCTGGCTGCCTCCTCGCCATACTTTCACGATCAG GTGTTGCTGAAGAATGTGACGACAGTGTCTCTGCCCTCTGTCATGGACCCTGTGGCCTTTGAGAGTGTCCTGAGTTCAGCCTACACCGGCCGACTGAGCATAGTGCGTGATGACATTGTCAACTATGTAACGGTAGCCAGCTTTCTCCAGATGTGGCATATTGTTGACAAATGCACAGAGATCCTGAAGAGACCCCGACCCCCAACAGAATGCAACCCTGTGGATGTTGCAGCTGCCACACGCCATGGTGCCTCCTCAAGGCAGCAGTCCCCAAGCAGCACTGAGTGCctatacatggagagagaggggaaagagaaggagacGAGGACCTACGGCCAGGTGCAGAATGCTCTGCCGCCATTGGCCACGTGGAGGAGGCCCCATCAGTTCCCCAGGTGGGGCCACCCCAGGCCCTCACCCCAGCCAGCCATGTCCATGCCTGTCCAGAACCTAGCTGACTCACAGCTGGACTCCCACCCTGCTGGGGAGAGTGACTACTCCAGCTGTGAGGAGGTGTGGATGTCCAGCCACAGCAAAGCCAGCCCCCTAAGCCATCATGATGGGAGAGGACTGGACCATAACCACACCAGGCACGGGGGATTTCCTGGTGAGGCATTGAGActgagagctagacagagacagagggcagCACCACCAAGTCCTGAGAAGCTGCATGGCAGGGACAGAGGAAGTGGCTATGGGGAAGATCCTCAGGAGAAGAAGGGGACTGAAAGAGTGATTGAAGCAAGTGAAGGAATGGGAAAAGAgttggaagaggagaagagggagggtcCTGAGCTGAGAGGACACTCTG TGGACTTCCACTCTAGTGTACACCAaggtgaggagggaggacagCCAGAGGGGAGAAAGATCTCAGGGGAGCTgcagaagaaagaggagagacagtTGGGGAGAAGTTCAGCCCTGACTTCTCCCCATGCTGGGGAACCAGATGAGGTGATTCCTGGACCCTCCTGCTTAGCTTCTACACCCTCTACCCAAAAGCAGTGGCAGGCGAGTCCCTGGTCTCAGCAAGTAGCTAGGCTGCAACCTGGAGAGGAAGACTACAGAAGAGAAGACGACGAAGAAGATGACGAGGGGGAAGTGGACTTTGGCCGATTTGCGGATGGTGCCTTTGGAAGGGAAACCTATGATGAGATTGAGGATGGCACCGGACAAGTTTCTCAGAGACCCTTAGTACCTACCTCTCCTGATGACAATGACTTTATCCTGGGGGCCTCAGGGTTGAACTGGCCCAATGGGTCAAACATGACCCATGATGGTGGTACCCCAACCTCCACCTCCAGCTGCCACCTGTCCCCATCTCCTGCTCCATTCCCCCCTTCCTCCTCACCCCCCAtcccatcttcctcctcttccatctcccttGCCGGGGCCCCTTACACAGGAAAAGTGCACTTCTGCCACTGTGGGAAGGCCTACACCCTGAAGAGTATGCGTGACCGCCACGTCAAGATGCAGCATCTCAACCTGCGGCCCTTCGCCTGCCCCGTGTGCGCCAAGAGCTTCAAGATGAAGCACCACCTCACCAAGCACCTGAAGACTCACGGCGGGCTGCGGCCCTATGAGTGTGGCCTGTGTGGGAAGAAGGTCATCTGGAGGGATAGTTTCCTGCGCCACCAGGCACGCTGTGAGAGACTGGCCGAAAGCTACGATGGAGCCGCTGCCAGTAGTAACACCACAGCGGCTGCTGACATGGACGATGGTTATGCCTATGGGTTCAAGGAGGGGGAGGGTTTTTTTTCACAGGGCGGTCAGGTGAAAGTGGAGCAGGCAGACTGTCAGGGGGAGGCGGAGTCTGGGATgagtgtgggggtgggggtggggttggGGCTGAATTAG